The Hordeum vulgare subsp. vulgare chromosome 4H, MorexV3_pseudomolecules_assembly, whole genome shotgun sequence genomic interval caactccaccaccatcacctccaaaggaagacaactaagcatgggtatgtgcaatccccttggcttgttccaagcttgggggagttgccccgatatcgtaccACCATCACAtcgtttgcctttacctttgttttagtttcttccttttcagttttctctttctctcgtagaataaaggtcttagtggtttaggcttgagttttgctttgtgtcacccccgatgtattcgagctcgtaagccatataataaagagtgtcttagttaagggctttgtctcttgtcatgatcaaaagattgagaaaagaacaaaagcttgaaaaatcatgtaatgatcttatgggaagtgatggcttcacatataaaaagaatgatgattgaaacttgttgagggtagacaaacgtagaccttggtcattgttgcaattaataggaagtgataaagaaggagaggttcacatataaatatatcatctttgacaccatctatgattgtgaacactcactaaactattgcatgcttagaagtagatgttggacaaggaagacaacataatgaattgtgtttgcttggttccgaacaatgttatatgattagagaacccttagcatgtgacgattgcttccacctcatattagccaaaactcccgcaccaagtagagatactacttgtgcatccataaaccttcaacccagtttttccatgagagtccaccatacctacctatggattgaataagatccctgaagtaagttgtcatcggtgcaagcaataaaaattgctccctaatatgtatgatctattagtgtgtggaaaataagctttgtacgaacctatgatgaggaagacataaaagcaacagactgcataataaagttgtttatcacaggaggcaatataaagtgacgttcctccacactaagaggacacacatccaatcctcaaaagcgcatgacaacctctgcttccctctgcgaagggcctatcttgtacttttcctttttgcccttgaaagagtcgtggtgatcttcaccaattccttatttcgcctttatcttggctaacgtcatatgctagggaaatatctatattcatatgtctacttggaagtaagtattcatgagttattattgttgacattacccttgaggtaaatggttgggaggcgagactataagcccctatctttctctgtgtctgattgaaactttgatctcatgagtaccacgtgagttgtagcaattgtagataacgaaaagatgattgagtatgtggatttgctttacaagctcttaaattgcaattgcttcaatgactacaggctactggttgttaattctcggtaaggttcttgatccatgctttactttgtgaaggaattgtcactttagcatgagagatgatatgatgctattattgttctgatcatgatcatgatacctgcatgtccgtatcttgttttgtcgacacctctctctctctaaacatgtgggcatgtttattgatctaggctttcgcttgaggacaagcgaggtctaagcttgggggagttgatacgtccattttgcatcatgctttcatgttgatatttatcgcttcttgggctgttatttcacttcacggtacaatacttatgccttttctctcttattttgcaaggtttacatgaagagggagaatgccggcagctggaattcttgcctgaaaaaggagcaagtttgagatgcctattctgcgcaactccaaaagccgtgaaaatcaacatggattttgtttgggatttataaaaaatactaggccgaagaagtgccagaggggcgccagcagctggccacaagcctgctaggcgcggccacccccctactcgcgcttagggggcttgtgagctccctactggcccactggcccccctcttttgctacaagaagggttttggtttggaaaaaatcaagaggaggcttttcgaaggattcgccgccgccacgaggcggaacttgagcagaaccaatctagagctccggcaggacgatcctgccggggaaacttccctcctggagggggaaatcatcgccatcgtcatcaccaacactcctctcataggaggggactcatcaccatcaacaccttcatcaaccccatctcatctccaaaccctagtccatcacttgtaaccaatcttcctcgcgcgactccggttggtacttgtaaggttgctagtagtgttaattactctttgtagttgatgctagttggattactttgtggaagagtttatgttcagatatttgatggtactcattacctctctggtcatgaatatgattatgctttgtgagtagttacttttgttcctaaggacatgggataagtcatgctataaatagtcatgtgaatttggtattcgttcggtaatttgatgtgttgtatgttgtttttcctctagtgatgttatgtgaacgtcgactacataacacttcaccattatttgtgcctagaggaaggcattgggaagtagtaagtagatgatgggttgctagagtgacaaatgcttaagccctagtttatgcgctgcttcgtaaggggctgatttggatccactagtttaatggtatggttagactttgtcttaattcttctttcgtagttgcggatgcttgcgagaggggttaatcataagtgggatgcttgtccaagtaagggcagtacccaagcgccggtccacccacatatcaaactatcaaagtagcgaacgcgaatcatatgaacatgatgaaaactagcatgacagaaattcccgtgtgtcctcgggagcgttttacctcctataagactttgtccaggattgtaccttgctacaaaagggattgggatactttgctgcaccgttgttacttttgttacttgctacatgCTACgagtcatcttgtcacacaactacttgttaccgataatttcagtgcttgcagattttaccttgctgaaaaccacttgtgagatccttctgctcctcgttgggttcgacactcttacttatcaaaaggactacgatagatcccctatacttgtgagtcatcatgctgccatcgtggttgtcatgctatctatgctatcactactaaagctacaacctagcgatatagtaaaagcatctgcaagcacaaacgttagtttaaagacaaccctatggctcctgccggttgctgtagcatcgacgtgcaagtcgatgttaactattacaacatgatcatctcatacatccaatatgtcatatcatgtctttggccatatcacatcacaagcataccctgcaaaaacaagttagacgtcctctaattttttgttgccaattttacgtggctgctatgggtatctagtatgatcgcatcttacttacgcaaaagccacaacggtgatatgaaaatttctatttaacaTTTTCGAAGGACCACCTCagtcgaatctgattcaactaaagttgaagaaacatgcacccgccagtcatcttgatgcaacaagttgcaagttagtcgatgaaaccggtctctcgtaagcgtacgagtattgttggtccgggccgattcgattcaacaataccgccgaatcaagaaaagactaaggagggcagcaaatcaaacatcaacccccacaaactcctttgtgttctactcaagatatcatctacacatgaacctagctcataatgccattgttggggaacgtagcatgggaaacaaaaaagtttctacgcgcacgcaatacctatccatggtgatgatcatctacaagatggtagagtgaatctacatacccttttagatcgctaagcgaaagcgtatataacgcgattgatgtagtggaacatctgcgcgatccaaatcgcagcccgtcccgcgatctcatcacgatccgtcccgtgatctcatcgcgatccatcccgatctagtgccgaacgtacgTCACCTCCGTgttaagcacacgtacaacttgatgatgttctccgccttcttgatccagcaagaggggcgaagagggagatgagttctccagcacgacgtcgtggtggtggtggtggtggaacaattcctgcagggcttcgcctaagcaccgcagaaaactgatctagaggaagaactacgatctagagtcgagggcagcacgtggctgaaattgtgtctcaaaaacccttcaaacctctagtatatataggaggagggaggaggcagcctttcgctacaagggaggctcccttgggtcgaccgaagtggaggagggaggagtcctcctccaatcctacttggattaggactccttcctaaattgcccacctcttttggactttccacctttttcctcatgggctttccttggatgacttgtcagcccattaagccttactgaacatccaataaacccatgtggaccccttggggcgtggtaggcccacctagtgggcccccggaacccattcgtcactgccGACACActctcggtaatgcccgaaatccttccggaatccaaacaccaacttcctatatatcaatcttcatctccggaccattacggaactcctcgtaccgtccgggatctcatccaggactccaaacaaaacttcggtcacaagcacctataactcaactataccaaaacgtcaccgaaccttacgtgtgtagaccctgcgggttcgagaactatgtagacatgacccgagacactctctggtcaatattcaatagcaggacctggatgcccatattggatcctacatattctacgataatcttatcggttgaacctctatgtcaaggattcatataatcccgtatatcattccctttgtcattcggtatgttacttgcccgagattcgatcgtctgtatccaatacctatttcaatatcgttacgggcaagtctctttactcgttccgcaatacaagatcccgtggctaactccttagccacattgcttgcaaggcttgtttgtgatgttgtattaccgagtgggcctcaagatacctctccatcaaacggagtgacaaatccagtcttgatccatgctaactcaacggacacctttggagatacctataatgcacctttatagtcgcccagtaaagttgcgacgtttgatacacacaaagcattcctccggcgtcagtgaattatatgatctcatggtcataggaatatatatacttgacatgcagaaaacaatagcaacaaaatgacacgatcacatgctatgtttatcgtttgggtcttgtccatcacatcattctcctaatgatgtgatctcgttatcaagtgacaacacttgtctatggctaggataccttaaacatctttgatcaatgagccagtcaactagaggctcactagggacagtgttttgtctatatatccacacatgtatttgagtttccaatcaatacaattatagcatggataataaacgattatcatgaacaaggaaatataacaataaccaatttattattgcctctagggcatatttccaacatgtcggTCCTTTTCATTATCCTTCACGGATCTCCATTGGACCATGCACCACTCTTCCactaacgcctcccaacaatgcaTCTTATCTGCACACCAACGATTTtacatgggcccacccaatcttgcctcgcacGGGAGATGTaacatcaaatgttgcattggattaaagaagctcggtggaaagatcttctctaacttgtagagaaactccggcgccaactccttcatgtcatctaccatgcgaggcgatagttctttcgcataaAGAACTTGGAAGAAATAGCCGAGCTctactagtactagccattcatcctcaggaataaagccacgcaacatcatcgACATTACTCACTCAAGCCATATGtgtcaatcatgactcttgagaccaaatattttaaatgtttcatgacttgcttccatctttagattcgctgcatacctatcagggaacatcaactgcattttggcccacaagataatttccctcatagctcccctttttagattgaaccaggcctttggcttcgaccagttctgctttccttCTGATTATCGCATGTTTTctaatggtctatcacatagagtgtgttgatcgactctagccttaggattatcctttgaattcccctctatgccaaacaaagtaacaaaaatggcctctccgatattcttttctgtgtgcatcatgtcgatgttgtgtggaagaaggaggtccttgaagtaagggagatcccaaaagcatgtcttgtgagtccacgcgtgttctaaattataccccttgaaataccgtgGATGCTCTAGacgaggctcgagagcgtttaactgatccaggatcggtTGGTCTGTCAATGCATGTGGTgccgagtttttgacaactttgattttgataaagttcttcttgtcttttctgaactgatggtgaggatgttagaattgtctatgcaagtcaaagcaagaatacttccgacctgcCTGCAATCAATaaaactaaagagctgccttgcatgtggggcatggaaaccttccatgcacacactagcGAGCGAacagcgcatacgccggcaagtcatgcattgagtacatgtaccagacatgcattttgaagttttcttttctagtggtgtcgtatgtcttgaacccattatcccaagcttcttacaATTCAACTTtaggcggctgcatgtacacattcatattctttcccggatagttgggccctggaattatcaacgtcaggaatatgttatttttttcataatctgtccgggggagaTTGAGTGAAATGACAAATGTAGGCtaactactgtattgggttgtcgtcataccaaagggattgaacccatccgtgccgacgcagactcgaggatgccttggatctgccgctttacccggatgtaatgcatcaaagtgcttCCACGCTTttgcatccgatgtgtgtaccaacatcttattcccatctgcatctaatttggttcttttgcccaatttgtgccatgtcatccgtGTGGCCATATCCTCGACCAGGAAAATATGTTGAAATCtttgtatgattggcatataccaaggaACATTAACTGGGATTTTCGTTTGCCTCTTCTCACACATAGAGGTGTCTACCACAACATGCCTAGAAGACTTGCAAATGAGACAATAGTTCAggtccgcatactcaagcctaaataaggcacatcctttctcacaggcatctatcttctcatagggcatcttaagtacacagagtATTTTTTTCCGACTGatataggtttgcaggcatgacatggcctttggacagaaagcgtccaaatagtgtcatcgtcacgtcatagcattctcttcccaagttgaattgagccttcagagccattacttgtgcaatggcatccagctgaaaaatctcagtgtgctcgtggagaggatgttttgaagactccaacattttatagaaggcctttgcagattcctccatatcATCGTCTCAATCCCGagaatcatcaaagtcttgcaccatgtattTGATCatggtaccatgctcgttggtgcgacgacgaaccacctcatctATGGTATGTTggccagactcaccatgaaatgtccacaccgtataatcagACGTAAAACCCTCTTTTGcacgtgtttacccatttcatcatGTGTACTCTTTTTTTAAGTTGTTGCACCCAGGACAATGGCACCAGGTTGTTCTCTGGCCATTTCTAAatgtggctttcacaaactccttggtttttgttaaccattctttggtcatctctttatgactagtgtgaccggtgtacatccatgcacaatcactcatcttgcctcgcAGCAACGAAacaactgcacatgtaaatccacccgatcaacacaactaTATTGTATTTTATAACAAAATcggaaaatatatgacctaactaataatttacaaaactatgaccccctcGGCCTCTCGAAGGCTGAAGAGCACCTTTTCGGTCAACAGGAGGCCGAAGAGGTGGGGGTCAGGGGTGAGTGGCatcgggggcggcgtattaacaACTGCGTGGGGGATTGTAATGGCGATCTATCAGTGACATCTTCCCGTCACCCCATGCAGGTGCAGGTGCCTGGTGTCATGCCAAGGTGTCGTGTCGTGGTGTTGTCGGGGTGTCGTGTCGGGTGTCGCCGTGGTGTCGTGCAGGGAGCTCACCGGAGGGGCGTCATCGGGGTGTCGTGCCGGGGTGTTGTGCCAGGTGTTGTCTAGCAGGGGACTCACCAGAGGGGCATCGCCGGggtgtcgtgtcggggtgtcggggtgtcgtgtcggggcatcgtgttGAGTTGTCGTGGCGTCGTGTAAGGATGTCGGGTGTCGTGTCAGGGTGTCGGgtgtccttttcttcttcttcctattcttcttttttatcttcttccttttcttcttcttccttttcttccttttcttcttcttcttcttcttcttcttcttcttcttcttcttcttcttcttcttcttcttcttcttcttcttcttccttttcttccttttcttcttcttgttcttcttcttgttcttcttcttcttcttcttcttcttcttcttcttcttcttctgcttctcctcctcctcctcatcctcttcttcttattcttttcccttttcttcttattattattttcttatcctcctccttttcttcttcttcttcttcttcttcttcttcttcttcttcttcttcttcttctccttcttctcctcttctcttcttcttcttcttcttcttcttcttcttcttcttcttcttcttcttcttcttcttcttcttcttcttcttcttttcttcttctcctttttcctcttcttttacatattctttttttattcttattattttcatctttcttcttcttccaattatctaaacctaaacctaaacctaaacctagcactaacctaAACCAAACACTATTTAACCTAAACCTAAACAGTAAAACACTAGAAAATAACTCACCTTGAGGGCCGATGGAGGAGGGCCGgcgcgatggtggaggaggaCCGGTGCAGGGGATGAAGGCCGCAGAGGGGGGGGGGCGGCGCCGCGGCCTGCTCTGGTGGTGGGGCGTCGCAGGGAGGTGACACCGCTCCGAAGTCGTCGAGGGAGGGGCGGGCGCATGGGCTGGGGAGCGGGGCTGTGGGTGAGGTCGTCGGGGGAGGGGCGGCGGGTGAAGTCATTGACGGAGGGGCGGTGGGTGAGGTCGTCGAGGGAAGGGGCGGCGGGTGAGGACATGGGGTCCATTGTAGAGGTGTCAAGACTCCAAGGGACTCAAGATGATGATTCAAAAAGTTCGCAATATTAATCGTATCGCTAGAGCTCTCGGGATGTCTTTGTAGAAGCATGTGTGCTCCTTGCTGAATGTGATGTAATAGACTAGGTGTTATGTAACTCTCTTTTTTTTATGTTGAACGGCCAGTTGTTTCCAGACTTTGTTTTTACTATGCTGTTGTGGCTTTATTAATTTAAAGTCGGATGTCTTTGGCATCTTCGTTCTAAAAAATGAAGTATGAACTGTGTAAAATCTGATTTTatggtccttctctcccttctaaTACTCCAGATTGCATTAAGGATATCATTTCGGACGAGATTTCTGTTTACGTTTATAATAATATATAAAGCGGCAACTTTTATCAAAAAGAAAAGTACATATACGTCTGCCAAGCATGCATGCAAATGCAAATACCTAGACAAATCAACGTACGAGCGCGCGGCACCTACACGTTTAGGTACATGTCGATCTGGAGCACGGCGTTGTTCGTGGTGGCGTTGAAAGTATTCGTCCGAAGCAGGCCGTAGCCAGCAGCCCCGCGGAAGGCGCCGGTGCCGCCGACAACCGGCAGCTCCCTGACGCTGTCGAGGATGGCGTCCCTGGCGAACACGGCGACGGCGCTCCCGTTGTGCTTCCCCGCCGTGAACACCATGTTGGCGCTGAGCAGCAGTGCGGCGTCCGTCCGCGACGCGAAGAGGTAGAAACCCTGCGCCCTCCCGATGACCGGCGACGCTGCGCCGGCCCCCTCCGTGAGAGCGTCGTCGATGGTGTACATGTCCCCGAAGCGGTTGGTGGGGTCGTTGGGCAGCGGCGTCAGGCCCCTGACGACGCGCACCGCCGTGGCCGCGCCCGGCGCCTCCGCCGTCACGATGTCGTGCATGTAGAACCGGAGGTGCGTCGTCGTGGCTGGAGCCACCGCGGCGACGAGCGCCAGAGAGGCCAGTGCCATCACCTGCACGCTGTGGTGGATGGCCATGGCGCGTAAGTACTTGCCGACTTACCCGCCGGTTCATGGTGTATAAGAACTGCATGGCGCAGGCAGGTGAGATCGAGATGTTTTGTAAGAAAGTACTACTTTTTTATCGTGACAGGTTGGTGCGCGGGCGGTCCCGATGGTTCCCAAAGCATGAGATGAGATGCCCGGGTGGACAGGATCGATCCATTGATCCTTGATGAGATACTTTTACGTGCATGTGCAGTGTTCTGGTTGATACGATTGAGCAACCGCACAGTGTCAAGTCCAAATCGAAGTTCGGTAGGAGTACGTGCTCAATGGTGAAGTTAGACCGGTCGATCTGCGTCAGCACGTCGCCATAATAGCGTCAGATACTTATGGGCGAAAATACACGTTTAGGCTCTTTTCGGTAGCAAAATATTTTCTATGTATCTGCTGCTCCCTTACGATAGGACAAGCAAAAAATACGACACTCTCCTAACCCAATGAATATG includes:
- the LOC123451201 gene encoding dirigent protein 21-like, whose protein sequence is MAIHHSVQVMALASLALVAAVAPATTTHLRFYMHDIVTAEAPGAATAVRVVRGLTPLPNDPTNRFGDMYTIDDALTEGAGAASPVIGRAQGFYLFASRTDAALLLSANMVFTAGKHNGSAVAVFARDAILDSVRELPVVGGTGAFRGAAGYGLLRTNTFNATTNNAVLQIDMYLNV